The Fretibacterium sp. OH1220_COT-178 genome includes a region encoding these proteins:
- a CDS encoding serine hydrolase domain-containing protein, with amino-acid sequence MPHPKVCGSRLAEFEQLVRDVMTSYDAAGTAVSIFGRDRTYYEAFFGWRDAKRRLEIAPDTLFGMASLTKSVTCVALLQLVERGLVDLQGLVSDYIPEFIGRNQKGVRVAHLLSHSAGFFPEKRILARWRGVWTHAPATSAGRGSG; translated from the coding sequence ATGCCTCACCCCAAAGTTTGCGGCAGCCGCCTCGCGGAGTTCGAACAGCTCGTGAGGGATGTCATGACAAGCTACGACGCCGCCGGCACCGCCGTCTCGATCTTCGGCAGGGACAGGACGTACTACGAGGCCTTCTTCGGCTGGCGCGACGCAAAAAGGCGCCTGGAGATCGCCCCCGACACGTTGTTCGGGATGGCGTCCCTCACCAAATCCGTCACCTGCGTCGCCCTTCTGCAGCTGGTGGAGCGCGGGCTCGTCGATCTGCAGGGGCTGGTCAGCGACTACATCCCGGAGTTCATCGGCAGGAACCAGAAGGGCGTGAGGGTCGCCCACCTGCTGAGCCATTCCGCGGGCTTTTTCCCGGAAAAGCGGATCCTGGCGCGGTGGCGGGGCGTCTGGACGCACGCACCCGCCACATCGGCCGGCCGGGGGAGCGGATGA